The Vigna radiata var. radiata cultivar VC1973A chromosome 6, Vradiata_ver6, whole genome shotgun sequence DNA segment CGATGTCATAAGTTAACTTACTTTGTCTAGAggaattttatcaatttattagGCTAAGTGGAGCTAGAGTCTTTGCCACAATCCACTATGAGATTTTATCATAGAGGCTTCTTGTGTCCAAGTCAATACATAAATTCAGATATCGAATCTAATATTATGTTCTGCTTATATGTTTAGGAATGTTTTAGTGGTGGGATCATTAACTGTTATGTTTTAGTTGTATTGAGATATTGAGTTATTAATTGTTTATGCATGTTTAAAGTTATAATTAGCTTACACCCTCTTGTTGatttgatgtttttctttttgagatCATCATTCACTTATGTGTGAAGAGGATGATACAAGAGTGGATATAAAGCAAATAGTTTGAGTCataagataacatttttttcttttgtatttgtgATAGGGAAAAAAATCTTTAGTACAAGTAGACCCCTTGAAcatattattatgattgtttcTATTCGGATGGCtgtactaatattttatatcttgcattgttaattgttttagatTATCAAACATGTAATGACGTATTTTAGTAGTGATGTACTACCAAATTGAAATGTTacaatttactaatttttttaattgatccattaatttattttgatatttctattttcaaatactaaaaattgatattaataaaaatggaTAATTACAAgcagaagaaaaattatatttaattaaatatttgtgacttttcaataatattaaacattatcgaaaaggatgaaaaatttggtaaatcattttaatatttaaaatattcaatttatcacaattcaaacaaattattaaattaagcctatattttctaaaatgttGAACAATTaccaattaatttaattgtaacATTGTATAagtcactttttttattttattgttccGAATAAGATTATGTTAGACATTACTATCAACTTTGACATCTCACTGACATATCAAAGTCCATCATTCATTTGCcatcacataaaaaattattttaaaaaaataaaacaaaagaaaacaaagcatGATGGACCACACCAAACCCATTACGAAACATTGATAAACTATacctattatgaaaaaaatctaaagaaaTACATAGAGGTAAAACATTAAAACGCTTATATATGAACAAAAGCTAAATTAGCTAACTAATCAACACAATGATTTCATTCATGAAAAACATGAGAAAATTTGAATTGCATATGTATACAAAAATACAAGATGCatctctctctaaaactctgAGAATCTACTTGttcataaaaaaacatgagaGACTAAAGAAGAATCACTATCCAACAAATGCCTTTGAAAGCCATCCCTCTAAGTATGCTCCAAAACATAAATAACCCTCATAGACTcggtataaataaaattttgtactCTTGAAAAACCTGAAAATCTATCCACATATTCAGTTTGACTTTCTCTAAAAATACCAACACTTGAAGTCAAATCAGGACAATTAAGCTAATTAATAGATGGAACTTGTTATATTAGGCCCACAAATGAAACCACTTCACCCTTCCTAGtttgaatatgaaaaacttCTATCacaaaaaatcagaaacaataTTTCTCATATGATTTATGTCCACTCATACATAATAAccctttaatttgaaaaatagcAGAAGAGAATGGAGTTGGATCCTAAAATATACTACTATTTCTCATCTCCAAATCCTTCAAATTATTGCACTAatgacaatttaaaacaaatgacTACAAAAAGACTTCATAAATTGAACATGAAATCCAAAGACTTTGTCGATACTATATATCTTATTTATcgataatttgtttttttctataaaatatgtCAACagttaacattttaaaatccttaatttatttaaattttatcgataaaaataattttaattataaaaaaaatttattgtaaatttttgtttttatagtataatatgTTCATACCAATAGTAATTTATtactcttttaaatttttttgctaattaacttattaattcatttaaaatttattgataaaaaaattacttataagaaaatatttatttcaaattttatttctaggtttttctcattaattattaataatttattacgctttttaattttgtgatgacttattattaattcatttgaattttattaataaaaataattttaattataagaaaatatttatttcttattttatttctactatagtataatttttttttcttattaattattgataatttattatgattttaaattttgtgctgattaattaattcatttaaattttattgataaaaataattttaattatgagaaaaaatttattttagatatttttttattataatatgaaaaatttcctcattaattattgataatttagtttgcttttaatttttgtgttaattaattaattcatttatttaaatattattgagaaaaataattttaattatagaaaaacatttatctcaagttttatttctattataatataattttttttcaccattaattattgatattttgttgttctttcaatttttgtgtttattcatttattcatttaaattttattaataaaaataattttaataaagattataaaaaaacttatttatagaagagataaaaaatttatttataaatattatactttgTAGTTAATTCATTGtaactttctttattttgttatcaTAGTTAATTCATTgtaactttctttcttttttgttatctATGTATGATTTTTCTTTCCTAATAGTTAATAAGATGAAAGATGATTATAactaatcattaaaataaatttttcttttcagttttattattaagtaaattcttttaattcaaatctcattataaaaaagttatataattttttattattttagtaattacttttttaaatttaaataattattcataataaaaaaaaatattcccaATTATGCAATTCAAACTCAGTTTGATCATGCTCAGGTTGTTAAAGAAAAGACATTTTTGAATCATTCTGAACAAAAACTGTGTAGAAGAGAAAAACAGTGTGGTTCTGATATTGCTTCAACTCATGTTATTTTGGTTGCACCCTCTGATGGAAACTAGAGAATGGAGCAAGCATTGGGGTATGAATCATAATCCAGTATACATATAAATGACTAGGTGGAGGAAAATTTGAATAACAATAAGGTATTGGAAAGATTTTCTCTATAGTGATTTGATCATTGGCAGGGTTTTCATCTGTCACACTCATAAGAGTTGCATAGTTCAActtctttcttaatttattagTCAAGCAAACCGAATCAATCGCATCTCCAGTCACCACCACTTCATCTCTGTCTTCACCCTCTAATGCCACTGAATGCACACCtatatgcatgcatgcatattATTTACAGTTCAATCAAATCACAAACACTAAATCACTAATAATAAAGCGATTATGCAATTGAAAAGTGGCATGCATGCACCTTCAGAGCCTGCAGCAATTTTCATTGCCTTGCTTCTGCATTTCTCATTCTCCATGCGCACTTGGATAACTATTTTCTGCATAATTCAATCAGTAAAGTGAAaagcttaatatatatatatatatatatatatatatatatatatatatatatatatatatatatatatatattaaacctaATAGAAGACCGTGGAATGTAATTAATAACTAATCAATACAAGTAATCTCACCTTCATCTTTGATGACTGAAAACAGAGCACAGCTTCAGCTTTCACTTCGGGAAGAAGAAGCTTATGGGTCAGAGTATCGATcagtctatatatatatatatatatatatatatatatatatatatataagagaaataaaaaataaaatattgttgttgACTCAAACAGTATTTTGTCTgtattgttgttgttgactCAGAGTAAacgtatttttttttcctccattTTAGACTCGGGTTGTTATGGAAATTAGGTGACCTTTAACGTTAAAATATTGTGTTTGGTTGGAAAGTGAGATGGGAAAAGTGTAAAACCGAAGAAATATGACTCTCTGGAAAGACTTGGTCCGTAATTGAAATCTTAATTCATCAAattctattttgtttattaatgtTGCGCTGGTAGTTAAATGAAAAATTCTTagatataaaaaagttgtgtAGAAGATAATGATGTTTGTTATAAGTTATATTAAGGCCAAGTTTGATTCAACTTTTCTTAGCTATGCTTCCAAATTAGGGGtgtaaaaaaacagaaaaaaaaaatccaaattcaatCTATTATTACACggatataaatagttttaagtttattttgataaatttgttttaaatctgAATAAATGGATTTTAAATCCAATCCAATATATTGGATATTAGATTTAGATTAATATGAAAGGGATTTTGTTTTTGGTCAGAAAGATCCAAAAATCAATAGTTAAAAAGAC contains these protein-coding regions:
- the LOC111241811 gene encoding heavy metal-associated isoprenylated plant protein 47-like; translation: MQKIVIQVRMENEKCRSKAMKIAAGSEGVHSVALEGEDRDEVVVTGDAIDSVCLTNKLRKKLNYATLMSVTDENPANDQITIEKIFPIPYCYSNFPPPSHLYVYWIMIHTPMLAPFSSFHQRVQPK